In one Mucilaginibacter sp. PAMB04168 genomic region, the following are encoded:
- a CDS encoding glycosyl hydrolase, translating into MKKLILYILLCIVCLGSSVNHARAQVRGKVLAQTDLERLFKNPPQSAKPWVFWYWMQAAVTKAGITADLEAMKQAGMGGAYLMPIKGVANPAWITPPVEQLTPEWWAMVKFAMQEADRLGLQMAMHDSDGFALAGGPWITPELSMQKVVWTKTQLKGGHRFNDTLTRPESYKGYYKDIAVLAYPSPAGAGITSKQIIPKVISSVSGTDVQFLADPTNKKTFTSADSCWIQLEFASPFTCRSLVVRTNAPNYQAERLLIAVSDDGKSFRPLTRLQAPRHGWQDNDTFITQSIIPTTAKYFRFIYNKEGSEPGAEDLDFAKWKQSLKISGIELSSEPSIHQYEGKTGEVWRISKHTTTEQLPDNLCIPKDKIIDLTGKLDASGRLQWDAPAGNWTILRVGHTSTGYTNATGGKGAGLECDKFNPQAIKLQFDSWFGEAIKQIGPDLAKRVLKVFHVDSWECSSQNWSAGFAQEFKQRRGYDLMPYLPVMAGVPIQSAAQSEKVLADVRQTIAELVVDKFYTTMAQLAHEKGCIFTAEAVAPTMTSDGLLHYSKADIAMGEFWLRSPTHDKPNDMLDAISGGHIYGKNIIQAESFTELRTMWDEYPAMLKALGDRNLALGVNRLVFHVNTHNPWMDRKPGLTLDGIGVFMQRDQTWFKPGRAWIKYLERCQALLQQGNPVTDIAVFTGEETPRRAMLPDRLIPTLPGLFGAERVEREKERLANKGLPMRTMPIGVNSSANTLDADALTDPLNGYKYDSFNLDALMRLAKVNNGRIELPGGASYKVLVVPGNTQMLPNGAVMSQRVVNRLNELVAAGATIIYHPNAGPALKQNRSGRVITGPYQQPDLRSIGLTKDFIATDASGNSAKNLAWTHRSSTNFDLYFISNQDSVARQLQVSVRTKGRVPELADALTGEFKQTNSWQVQNERTVLPVKLEASGSVFIIFRKPGTAPVLTNHKKEPVRQFMETLQPAWTVTFDAKMGGPNAPVQWSALQDWSKSADTTIKYYSGTAVYNQTFTYKGIAKVQGVWLSLGRVDNIAEVFVNNVPCGVAWTAPYRVNISKALKPGINQIRIEVTNTWANRLMGDHRLPKEKQITWTNAPYRLEGKPLLPAGLMGPVVIEKLIEQ; encoded by the coding sequence ATGAAGAAACTCATACTGTACATATTGCTTTGCATTGTTTGCTTGGGTTCTTCGGTGAACCATGCCCGGGCACAGGTACGAGGCAAAGTATTGGCCCAAACCGATCTGGAACGTCTTTTTAAGAATCCACCACAATCGGCCAAACCCTGGGTGTTTTGGTATTGGATGCAAGCTGCTGTTACCAAGGCCGGCATAACTGCAGATTTGGAAGCCATGAAGCAGGCCGGTATGGGTGGCGCTTATTTAATGCCCATCAAAGGTGTTGCTAACCCGGCGTGGATAACGCCTCCGGTTGAGCAATTAACGCCCGAGTGGTGGGCAATGGTAAAGTTTGCCATGCAGGAAGCAGATCGCCTGGGCCTGCAAATGGCCATGCATGATAGTGATGGTTTTGCCCTTGCCGGCGGCCCCTGGATTACGCCCGAACTATCCATGCAAAAAGTGGTATGGACAAAAACACAATTGAAAGGTGGGCATCGCTTTAACGACACGCTAACCCGGCCTGAAAGCTACAAAGGCTATTACAAAGACATTGCGGTGCTAGCTTACCCTTCTCCGGCAGGTGCAGGCATTACATCCAAACAAATTATTCCCAAGGTTATTAGCAGTGTTTCGGGAACAGATGTCCAGTTTTTAGCTGATCCAACCAACAAAAAAACTTTTACCAGCGCTGATTCTTGCTGGATACAGCTGGAGTTTGCCTCACCGTTTACTTGTCGGTCGTTAGTAGTGCGTACTAATGCTCCAAATTACCAGGCCGAGCGGTTGCTCATTGCCGTTAGTGATGATGGAAAAAGCTTTCGTCCTTTAACCCGTTTGCAGGCACCGCGCCACGGCTGGCAGGATAATGACACGTTTATTACCCAGTCGATAATACCAACTACGGCCAAATATTTCCGTTTCATTTATAATAAAGAGGGCTCGGAGCCGGGTGCCGAAGATTTGGATTTTGCCAAGTGGAAGCAATCGCTCAAAATATCGGGTATCGAATTATCGTCCGAGCCTAGCATTCATCAATACGAAGGCAAAACCGGCGAAGTTTGGCGCATTAGCAAGCATACTACTACGGAGCAACTGCCTGATAATTTGTGTATCCCGAAAGATAAGATCATTGACTTAACCGGTAAGCTGGATGCAAGCGGCCGTTTGCAGTGGGATGCCCCGGCAGGCAACTGGACTATTTTACGCGTAGGGCATACATCAACCGGTTACACCAATGCTACCGGCGGTAAGGGAGCCGGGCTGGAATGCGATAAGTTCAACCCGCAGGCTATTAAGCTACAGTTCGACAGCTGGTTTGGCGAAGCCATTAAACAAATTGGACCCGACCTGGCCAAACGTGTGTTAAAAGTTTTCCATGTGGATAGTTGGGAATGTAGCAGTCAGAATTGGTCGGCCGGATTTGCGCAGGAATTTAAGCAACGCAGAGGGTATGATTTGATGCCATACCTGCCGGTAATGGCAGGCGTGCCTATACAAAGCGCAGCACAATCAGAAAAAGTACTGGCCGATGTAAGGCAAACCATTGCCGAGTTGGTGGTTGATAAATTTTATACCACCATGGCTCAGTTAGCGCATGAAAAAGGCTGTATTTTTACAGCCGAAGCCGTTGCCCCAACCATGACAAGCGACGGCCTGCTGCACTACAGCAAAGCTGATATAGCCATGGGCGAATTTTGGCTGCGCAGCCCTACGCATGATAAGCCAAACGACATGCTGGATGCCATATCGGGCGGGCACATTTACGGCAAAAATATTATACAGGCCGAATCATTTACCGAACTGCGTACCATGTGGGATGAGTATCCTGCAATGTTAAAAGCACTTGGTGATCGTAACCTGGCCTTAGGTGTGAATAGGCTGGTTTTCCATGTCAATACGCATAACCCCTGGATGGATCGCAAGCCGGGCTTAACACTGGATGGCATTGGTGTGTTTATGCAACGCGACCAAACCTGGTTTAAACCAGGCCGTGCATGGATTAAATATCTGGAACGCTGCCAAGCGCTCCTCCAGCAAGGCAATCCGGTTACCGATATAGCGGTGTTCACCGGCGAGGAAACGCCGCGCAGGGCCATGCTACCCGATAGGCTGATCCCAACCTTGCCCGGCTTGTTCGGCGCTGAACGGGTGGAACGCGAAAAAGAACGGTTAGCTAATAAGGGGTTGCCCATGCGTACCATGCCAATTGGTGTAAACAGTAGCGCCAATACGCTTGATGCTGATGCCCTAACAGATCCGTTGAACGGTTATAAATATGACTCGTTTAACCTGGATGCCCTGATGCGGCTGGCCAAAGTAAACAATGGCCGTATAGAGTTACCTGGTGGCGCCAGTTACAAAGTCCTGGTCGTGCCGGGTAATACCCAAATGTTGCCCAATGGCGCTGTGATGTCGCAACGGGTAGTAAACCGGCTAAATGAGCTGGTAGCGGCAGGAGCAACAATCATTTATCATCCTAATGCGGGGCCGGCGCTTAAACAAAACCGCAGTGGCAGGGTAATAACCGGTCCTTACCAACAGCCTGATTTAAGGAGCATAGGCTTAACAAAAGACTTTATAGCAACAGATGCATCTGGTAATAGTGCTAAAAATTTAGCTTGGACACACCGTAGCTCAACAAATTTTGATCTCTACTTTATCTCCAATCAGGATAGTGTAGCGCGCCAGTTACAGGTGTCGGTACGTACAAAAGGCCGCGTGCCGGAATTGGCCGATGCTTTAACAGGCGAGTTTAAGCAAACCAACAGCTGGCAGGTACAAAATGAACGAACAGTGCTGCCTGTTAAATTAGAGGCAAGCGGATCAGTGTTCATTATATTTAGAAAGCCAGGTACAGCGCCTGTACTTACCAACCATAAAAAGGAACCGGTAAGGCAATTTATGGAAACCCTGCAGCCTGCATGGACGGTAACTTTTGATGCTAAAATGGGCGGACCAAACGCGCCTGTGCAATGGAGCGCATTGCAGGATTGGAGCAAATCGGCAGATACGACAATAAAGTATTATTCGGGTACTGCGGTTTACAATCAAACGTTTACTTATAAGGGTATTGCTAAAGTACAAGGTGTTTGGTTAAGCCTGGGTAGGGTGGATAACATAGCTGAGGTGTTTGTGAACAACGTTCCATGTGGTGTAGCCTGGACAGCGCCTTACCGTGTTAACATTAGTAAAGCGTTAAAACCGGGTATTAACCAAATCAGAATTGAGGTAACTAACACCTGGGCCAACCGTTTGATGGGCGACCACCGCTTACCTAAAGAGAAACAAATAACCTGGACCAATGCACCTTATCGCCTGGAAGGCAAACCTTTGTTACCAGCAGGATTAATGGGGCCAGTGGTGATTGAAAAGTTGATAGAACAATAA
- a CDS encoding glycoside hydrolase family 2 TIM barrel-domain containing protein has protein sequence MFAQLVDKTPAAVPNAPVVFNTEPWEDPLVNGINRDASRATAYSFGSVADALQGDREKSGRMLSLNGQWDFAFAEKLADAPKDFYKSRVSGWKKITVPSSVEMLGYGKPIYKSAVYPFRPVNPPHVPLDMNGVGSYQRTFTMPANWKDMNVTLHFGGVSSGFKVWLNGKFLGYGEDSFLSSEFNITPYLQAGENIVSVQNIRWSDGSFLEDQDQWRLSGIHREVMLLAEPKLRIADFFYQTKLDKQYKDAVLSIRPRIENLTGKAIAGYQLKARLFDKNKKEVLQKPLVRSVESIVNEIYPRLDNVKFGLLETKVSNPDKWSDEQPNLYTLTLSLEDSTGRVLEVKSCRLGFRSIEFSKTDSKLLINGKVTYLYGINRPDHHAVKGKALSREDILEDVRTIKRFNFNCIRTSHYPMDPYLYDLCDQYGILVIDEANLETHGLGSKLSNDPQWTGAYLERATRMVMRDKNHPSIIIWSLGNEAGRGPNHAAMAAWIHDFDITRPVHYEPAQGTPQAEGYVDVTDPRYLKPNDHSHRLQNPIDEPYVDIVSRMYPALYTAPLLVNQQNGDTRPIFFVEYSHAMGNSNGNLKELWDQWRSSKRVIGGAIWEFKDQGLLKKDSVGTPFFAYGGDYGEKYFDNFTIKGTVASDGRPKAAMFECKHIFQPVVSELVDAPKGLVKITNRSAVQTLAGYSVMLQVREDGRLILQKALPVMNLAAGKDTVINIKSYLPALKAGYEYLATIRFSLAHDELWAAKGYEIASDQLALTGLPAVKFPAKNSGAVTLDDRADAYTLSGKGFKVSISKQNGALTSYLYNNQEQIFAPLLPHFSRPATDNDHRGWKADRKLKPWFKAIPVLKNITANKLGNGAVAVISNYSLINDSAQVKVTYTINGMGAVRVEQQLTPKVTGLPNMPKVGMQGGIKRSYDNISWYGRGPMENYIDRRSGFESAIYTQPIQDFMEPYAVPQENGNRTDVRWMLLADKQSNGLLVVADSLLSMSAWPYTEANIVAAKHTNKLQDAGFITLNIDLIQMGLGGNDSWSDVAAPLDIYQIPAKPYKYSFYLYPYKGNVGSVRSVVNKVKN, from the coding sequence GTGTTTGCTCAACTTGTAGATAAAACACCTGCCGCGGTACCTAACGCACCTGTAGTTTTTAATACTGAGCCTTGGGAAGACCCGTTGGTAAACGGTATTAACCGCGATGCCTCACGTGCTACGGCTTACTCTTTTGGCAGCGTAGCCGATGCCTTGCAGGGCGACCGCGAAAAATCGGGCCGCATGTTGTCTTTAAACGGCCAATGGGATTTTGCTTTTGCTGAGAAACTTGCCGATGCACCCAAAGACTTTTACAAGAGCCGGGTGAGTGGCTGGAAAAAGATCACCGTGCCATCAAGCGTGGAGATGCTTGGCTATGGCAAACCTATTTATAAAAGTGCCGTTTACCCGTTTAGGCCGGTTAACCCGCCACATGTACCGCTTGACATGAACGGCGTTGGCAGCTACCAGCGCACTTTTACCATGCCAGCCAACTGGAAAGATATGAATGTTACCCTGCATTTTGGTGGTGTAAGTTCAGGCTTTAAAGTATGGCTCAATGGCAAGTTTTTAGGTTATGGCGAGGATAGCTTCCTGTCGTCGGAGTTCAACATCACGCCTTACCTGCAAGCCGGCGAAAATATAGTATCTGTACAGAATATTCGTTGGAGCGATGGCTCTTTTCTGGAAGATCAGGATCAGTGGCGTTTGAGTGGTATACACCGCGAGGTCATGCTGCTGGCCGAACCCAAATTGCGCATAGCCGATTTCTTTTACCAAACTAAGCTCGATAAGCAGTATAAAGATGCCGTGCTCAGCATCCGTCCGCGTATCGAAAATTTAACCGGCAAAGCAATTGCCGGTTACCAGCTTAAAGCCCGCTTGTTCGACAAGAATAAAAAAGAAGTTTTACAAAAGCCGCTGGTGCGTAGCGTAGAAAGTATTGTCAATGAGATTTATCCGCGTTTGGATAATGTTAAATTTGGCCTGCTGGAAACTAAGGTAAGCAACCCTGATAAATGGAGCGATGAGCAACCTAATTTGTACACGCTCACCCTATCGTTAGAAGACAGCACCGGCCGTGTGCTGGAAGTGAAAAGCTGCCGCTTAGGTTTCCGCAGTATCGAGTTTTCAAAAACAGACAGTAAGCTGCTCATCAATGGTAAAGTAACTTACCTGTATGGCATTAACCGGCCCGATCATCATGCGGTTAAAGGCAAGGCGCTCTCGCGCGAAGATATTTTAGAGGATGTGCGCACCATTAAGCGTTTTAACTTCAATTGCATCCGTACAAGCCATTATCCTATGGATCCTTACCTGTATGATTTATGCGATCAGTACGGTATTCTAGTGATAGATGAGGCAAACCTGGAAACTCATGGCCTTGGCTCCAAGCTGAGTAACGATCCACAGTGGACCGGCGCTTACCTGGAGCGTGCTACCCGTATGGTAATGCGTGATAAGAATCATCCCAGCATCATCATCTGGAGCCTGGGTAACGAGGCCGGTCGGGGACCGAATCATGCTGCTATGGCCGCCTGGATACACGACTTTGATATTACCCGGCCTGTGCATTATGAACCTGCACAGGGCACCCCGCAGGCCGAAGGCTACGTAGACGTAACCGACCCACGGTATTTAAAGCCTAATGATCACTCTCACCGCCTGCAAAACCCTATTGACGAGCCTTATGTAGATATCGTAAGCCGTATGTATCCGGCATTATATACTGCTCCGTTGCTGGTTAATCAGCAAAACGGCGACACGCGGCCCATCTTTTTTGTGGAGTACTCACATGCTATGGGTAACTCCAATGGTAATTTAAAAGAGCTTTGGGACCAATGGCGATCCAGCAAGCGCGTAATTGGCGGCGCTATCTGGGAGTTTAAGGATCAGGGCTTATTGAAAAAAGACTCAGTTGGTACGCCTTTTTTTGCTTACGGTGGCGATTACGGCGAAAAATATTTCGATAACTTCACCATCAAAGGAACTGTAGCTTCGGATGGCAGGCCTAAGGCCGCCATGTTTGAGTGTAAGCATATTTTCCAGCCGGTAGTGAGCGAATTGGTTGATGCCCCAAAGGGATTAGTTAAAATAACCAACCGTAGTGCTGTACAAACATTAGCTGGATACAGTGTAATGCTGCAAGTTAGGGAGGATGGCCGTTTAATTTTGCAAAAGGCATTGCCCGTTATGAACCTGGCTGCAGGCAAGGATACCGTCATCAATATTAAATCATACCTGCCAGCGTTAAAAGCTGGGTATGAATACTTGGCGACTATCCGTTTTAGCTTAGCACATGATGAGTTATGGGCGGCCAAAGGTTACGAAATAGCTTCCGACCAATTAGCATTAACCGGTTTGCCTGCGGTTAAATTTCCAGCTAAAAACAGCGGTGCCGTTACGTTGGATGATAGGGCGGACGCTTATACATTATCAGGCAAGGGCTTTAAGGTGAGCATCAGTAAGCAAAATGGTGCTTTAACCTCGTACCTATACAATAATCAGGAGCAGATATTTGCGCCGTTGCTGCCGCATTTTAGTCGCCCGGCTACCGATAACGATCACCGCGGCTGGAAAGCCGACCGTAAGCTAAAGCCATGGTTTAAAGCCATACCGGTACTTAAAAATATTACCGCTAATAAGTTGGGCAATGGTGCGGTTGCGGTAATTAGCAATTACAGCCTAATTAATGATAGTGCCCAAGTTAAGGTAACCTATACTATTAACGGAATGGGCGCAGTTAGGGTAGAACAACAGCTTACCCCAAAAGTTACCGGCTTGCCTAACATGCCTAAAGTGGGCATGCAGGGCGGCATTAAGCGTAGTTACGATAATATTAGCTGGTATGGCCGTGGCCCAATGGAAAACTACATTGACCGCAGGAGCGGCTTTGAGTCGGCTATTTACACGCAGCCCATACAAGATTTTATGGAGCCTTACGCCGTGCCTCAGGAAAACGGCAACCGCACGGATGTACGTTGGATGCTCCTGGCAGATAAGCAATCGAACGGCTTACTGGTAGTAGCTGATAGCTTGCTGAGCATGAGCGCCTGGCCTTACACCGAAGCCAACATTGTGGCTGCTAAACATACCAATAAGCTGCAAGATGCCGGCTTTATAACGCTGAACATTGATTTGATACAAATGGGCCTTGGCGGCAATGATAGCTGGTCGGACGTGGCCGCACCATTGGATATTTACCAGATACCGGCTAAGCCGTACAAGTACAGCTTCTACCTTTATCCTTACAAAGGAAATGTAGGAAGTGTGCGTAGTGTGGTCAATAAAGTAAAGAATTAA
- a CDS encoding sodium/solute symporter (Members of the Solute:Sodium Symporter (SSS), TC 2.A.21 as described in tcdb.org, catalyze solute:Na+ symport. Known solutes for members of the family include sugars, amino acids, nucleosides, inositols, vitamins, urea or anions, depending on the system.) has product MGNIIERLTGLDYAIVAVYLVILIVIGYRASFGNKKKADETLFLADKSLGWSSIGFNMWGTNVGPSMLLAFASIGYSTGIVAVNFDWYAFVFLMLLALVFAPRYLAARVSTMPEFMGNRYGDSTRTILAWYALIKILISWLSLGLFAGGFLVRQILGIPMWQSVIALVSFAGLFAFAGGLKAIAKVNVFQMLLLIAVSLTLTILGVNKVGGLSAVYHSVPADYWNLVHPASDPKYPWYAILLGYPVAAVAFFCTDQAMVQSVLGAKNLEQGQLGVNFIGWLKILSLPLFILTGILCYILFPHLKDPAEAYMTMVTNLFPPGMNGLVIVVLIAVLVGTIGSSLNALSTVFTTDVYAESINPNATTADKIRVGRITVVVGCLFAIVMALAIDSIKGLNLFDVFQSVLGFIAPPLSVVFLLTVFWKRTTRKAVNVTLSAGSAFSLLVGITYLWVLPPSRYNFWPHYLLLSFLIFAFLLIVAVLISLLDTSPEIYTPAENEIRDLPKATSRVKIAWILLTIVMIGLYIIFNGH; this is encoded by the coding sequence ATGGGCAACATTATAGAGCGCTTAACCGGATTAGATTATGCCATTGTGGCCGTATACCTCGTTATATTAATTGTAATAGGATACCGCGCAAGCTTTGGCAACAAAAAGAAAGCAGACGAAACATTGTTTCTGGCCGATAAGTCATTAGGCTGGAGCAGCATTGGTTTCAACATGTGGGGCACCAATGTAGGGCCCTCTATGCTGCTGGCTTTTGCCAGTATCGGCTATAGCACCGGCATTGTGGCCGTAAATTTCGACTGGTATGCATTTGTATTTCTCATGCTGCTGGCGTTGGTATTTGCTCCGCGCTACCTTGCCGCCCGGGTAAGTACCATGCCCGAGTTTATGGGCAACCGTTACGGCGATTCAACACGCACTATCCTGGCCTGGTATGCACTCATTAAAATACTGATCTCCTGGCTGTCATTGGGCTTATTTGCCGGTGGCTTTTTGGTGCGTCAGATACTGGGTATACCCATGTGGCAATCCGTAATTGCACTGGTATCATTTGCCGGCCTGTTTGCTTTTGCGGGTGGATTAAAAGCAATAGCCAAGGTAAACGTTTTTCAGATGCTGTTGCTTATTGCCGTATCGTTAACCTTAACCATTTTGGGCGTAAATAAGGTAGGCGGCCTTTCGGCAGTTTATCACAGCGTACCTGCCGATTACTGGAACCTTGTACACCCCGCCAGTGATCCAAAATACCCCTGGTATGCTATTTTATTGGGTTATCCTGTGGCCGCTGTGGCTTTCTTTTGTACCGATCAGGCTATGGTGCAATCGGTACTTGGTGCCAAAAACCTGGAGCAGGGGCAACTGGGCGTAAACTTTATAGGCTGGCTTAAAATATTATCGCTGCCTTTATTTATCCTAACCGGCATTTTGTGTTACATCCTCTTCCCGCACTTAAAAGATCCGGCCGAAGCTTACATGACCATGGTAACCAACTTATTCCCTCCGGGTATGAATGGGCTGGTTATTGTAGTGTTGATTGCTGTACTGGTAGGCACTATTGGCTCATCACTTAATGCGTTAAGTACCGTATTTACAACGGATGTTTATGCCGAAAGCATCAACCCTAACGCCACAACTGCAGATAAGATCAGAGTAGGGCGTATTACCGTAGTAGTGGGCTGCCTGTTTGCCATTGTAATGGCGCTGGCTATTGACAGCATTAAAGGGCTTAATTTGTTTGATGTGTTTCAATCGGTATTGGGCTTCATCGCTCCGCCATTGTCGGTAGTGTTTTTGCTCACTGTTTTTTGGAAACGCACCACACGCAAGGCGGTTAATGTTACGCTGTCTGCAGGGTCGGCGTTTAGTTTACTGGTAGGCATAACTTATTTGTGGGTGTTACCACCCAGCCGGTATAATTTTTGGCCGCATTACCTGTTGCTTTCATTTTTAATTTTTGCGTTTCTGCTTATAGTGGCCGTTTTAATCTCGCTGCTGGATACATCGCCGGAAATTTACACGCCGGCCGAAAACGAAATACGTGATTTGCCTAAGGCCACATCACGCGTAAAAATTGCCTGGATATTGTTAACCATAGTGATGATAGGATTATACATCATTTTTAACGGACATTAA
- a CDS encoding alpha-L-rhamnosidase C-terminal domain-containing protein: MKKSILDKCLTALCSASAVMFALLTIVPAIGHAQAPTAKATWIWYPGDYEIWLSNKMQNRRTERGSFFPPFWKLDSHYALIDFHKDYNLAAAEEAEIAVEGQYNLKIDGKAFTGYPKSITLPAGKHRISLKVYNQGSVPAVFVKSPHIATDSTWLVTFEDKEWIDASGKTSDVSATQYVPAGAWNFNEAASLPSQFHLPTIPQKAVSLDKKGHSILVDFGKETFGYVKLHGVKGKGKITLYYGESKEEALDTQGGELLDKIEADQSQTGDITINGSRAFRYVNVQYDDDVNINDVSMLYEYSPVEQRGSFRCSDEQINKIWDVAAYTMQLNTREFFIDGIKRDRWVWSGDAAQSYLMNYYLYFDSPTVKRTISALRGKDPVTSHINTIMDYTFYWFISIYDYYQHSGDQAFIKQSYPGMQSMMNYCLSRRNANGLMQGQAGDWVFIDWADGLSKKGEVSFEQLLLCRSLETMALCANIMKDPKAAAKYSALAKDLKAKLFTYYWNAQKHALVHSRINGKQTDNVTRYANMFGIFFNYFNEAQKQDVKKYVLMNDKVQKITTPYMRFYELEALCAMGEQGYVLKQMKDYWGGMLNLGATSFWEEYNPDKKGAEHYAMYGRPFGKSLCHAWGASPIYLLGKYYLGVKPTAPAYQTYVIEPQLGGLQWMEGAVPTPNGDIKVNVTTQQIKVSAQTGTGTLRIKSKTKPVCNDATIKTIANGAYEISIQKGKDYTINYTAI; this comes from the coding sequence ATGAAAAAAAGTATACTGGATAAATGTTTAACCGCTTTGTGTTCTGCATCGGCAGTAATGTTTGCTCTTTTAACTATAGTGCCTGCGATTGGGCATGCACAAGCACCAACTGCTAAAGCCACCTGGATATGGTACCCCGGCGATTACGAAATATGGTTAAGCAATAAAATGCAGAATCGCCGTACCGAGCGTGGTTCATTTTTTCCGCCATTTTGGAAACTGGATAGTCATTATGCCCTCATTGATTTTCATAAAGACTACAACCTGGCTGCTGCCGAGGAAGCTGAGATTGCCGTGGAAGGTCAGTACAATTTGAAGATAGATGGTAAAGCCTTTACTGGTTATCCCAAATCAATTACCCTTCCTGCAGGCAAGCACCGTATCAGCCTTAAGGTTTACAACCAGGGCAGCGTGCCTGCGGTATTTGTGAAAAGCCCGCATATAGCAACCGATAGCACCTGGCTGGTAACTTTTGAGGATAAGGAATGGATTGATGCTTCGGGCAAAACCTCGGATGTATCGGCTACGCAGTATGTGCCTGCTGGCGCCTGGAACTTTAACGAGGCGGCTTCTTTGCCATCTCAGTTCCATCTGCCTACCATACCGCAAAAAGCCGTTAGCCTGGATAAAAAAGGGCACTCCATACTGGTTGATTTTGGTAAAGAAACCTTTGGCTATGTTAAACTGCATGGCGTAAAAGGCAAAGGTAAAATTACGCTTTACTACGGCGAGTCTAAGGAGGAAGCGTTGGATACCCAAGGCGGCGAGTTGCTGGATAAAATTGAGGCCGACCAATCCCAAACAGGCGATATTACCATTAACGGCTCAAGGGCTTTCCGGTATGTGAATGTGCAGTATGATGATGACGTCAATATCAATGACGTATCAATGCTGTATGAATACTCGCCGGTAGAGCAACGCGGCAGCTTCCGTTGTTCAGACGAGCAAATAAATAAAATATGGGATGTGGCAGCCTATACCATGCAGCTTAATACCCGCGAGTTTTTTATTGATGGTATTAAGCGCGACCGCTGGGTATGGTCGGGCGATGCAGCGCAAAGTTACCTGATGAACTATTACCTGTACTTTGATTCGCCTACGGTAAAGCGCACCATCAGCGCCCTGCGCGGTAAAGATCCGGTTACCAGCCACATCAATACTATTATGGATTATACCTTTTACTGGTTTATCAGTATTTATGATTACTACCAGCATTCGGGCGATCAGGCGTTCATCAAACAATCGTACCCCGGTATGCAAAGCATGATGAACTATTGCCTTTCGCGCCGTAACGCTAACGGACTAATGCAGGGGCAGGCCGGCGACTGGGTATTTATTGATTGGGCAGATGGCCTGAGCAAAAAAGGCGAAGTAAGTTTTGAGCAACTACTGCTGTGTCGCAGTTTAGAAACTATGGCGCTTTGTGCCAACATTATGAAAGACCCTAAAGCCGCTGCCAAATACAGCGCGCTGGCTAAGGATTTAAAAGCCAAGCTATTTACCTACTACTGGAATGCCCAAAAGCACGCCCTGGTACATAGCCGTATTAATGGTAAGCAAACGGATAACGTTACCCGCTATGCCAACATGTTTGGCATCTTCTTCAACTACTTTAACGAGGCGCAAAAGCAGGATGTAAAAAAATATGTTTTGATGAACGATAAGGTACAAAAAATAACCACGCCTTACATGCGCTTTTATGAGCTGGAAGCCTTATGCGCTATGGGCGAGCAGGGTTATGTTTTAAAGCAGATGAAAGATTACTGGGGCGGTATGCTCAACCTGGGTGCAACCTCATTTTGGGAAGAGTACAATCCGGACAAAAAAGGAGCTGAACATTACGCCATGTATGGCAGGCCGTTTGGTAAAAGTTTATGCCATGCCTGGGGGGCCAGTCCTATTTATTTGTTGGGTAAGTATTACCTGGGTGTAAAGCCAACAGCACCGGCCTACCAAACTTATGTTATTGAGCCGCAACTGGGTGGCCTGCAGTGGATGGAAGGTGCCGTACCTACGCCCAATGGTGATATAAAAGTTAATGTAACCACACAGCAAATTAAAGTAAGTGCCCAAACGGGTACGGGTACGTTACGTATTAAAAGCAAAACCAAGCCGGTTTGTAATGATGCAACCATCAAAACCATAGCTAACGGCGCGTACGAAATTAGTATACAAAAAGGAAAAGATTATACAATAAATTACACCGCAATTTAG